From a single Aspergillus puulaauensis MK2 DNA, chromosome 2, nearly complete sequence genomic region:
- a CDS encoding uncharacterized protein (COG:E;~EggNog:ENOG410PF7Z;~InterPro:IPR036038,IPR018300,IPR001544,IPR043131, IPR043132,IPR005786;~PFAM:PF01063;~go_function: GO:0003824 - catalytic activity [Evidence IEA];~go_function: GO:0004084 - branched-chain-amino-acid transaminase activity [Evidence IEA];~go_process: GO:0009081 - branched-chain amino acid metabolic process [Evidence IEA]) → MESEQPLDASQLRYEYTTAPREVPDAETLAKHKQTICTDHMLVASWEVNSGWSTPELKPYGPFNLLPTASCLHYAYECFEGLKAYRGHDGKLRMFRADRNSQRLLMSSQRISLPKFDPDELEKLIYALLSVDGAKWLPKDRAGDFLYVRPTMIGIDSQIGFAKPTAALLYIIVGYMPRMDQPAGGKRLLTNPDDVVRSWVGGFGYAKVGANYGPSLQATQEAYRQGYHQILWLYGPTGDCTEAGGSNFFVVWKRKDGKKELITAPLDDQLILNGVTRRSCLDLAKERLGDELEVMERKFTIAEIQEAASEDRLLEVFAAGTAWFITPISLIHHRGQDIVIPTGPDGTPAEITGRLKGWLSDMMYGGVQHPWARVISERQ, encoded by the exons TGACGCATCTCAATTGAGATATGAATATACCACCGCACCTCGAGAGGTACCCGATGCCGAAACCCTGGCCAAACACAAGCAAACTATCTGTACCGACCATATGCTTGTTGCCTCCTGGGAGGTAAACAGTGGCTGGTCTACTCCAGAGCTCAAGCCGTATGGCCCGTTCAACCTTCTCCCCACCGCATCCTGCCTTCACTATGCCTACGAATGTTTCGAGGGACTCAAGGCCTATCGAGGACACGACGGCAAGCTACGAATGTTCCGGGCCGACCGCAATTCTCAACGCCTCTTGATGTCCTCTCAGCGAATCTCCCTCCCGAAATTCGACCCGGACGAGCTGGAAAAACTAATATATGCTTTGCTTTCGGTGGACGGTGCAAAATGGCTTCCCAAGGATCGCGCCGGAGACTTTTTATACGTGCGCCCGACGATGATTGGAATAGATTCCCAGATTGGCTTTGCAAAGCCAACGGCAGCTCTGCTCTATATTATTGTTGGATATATGCCTCGCATGGATCAACCAGCTGGTGGCAAGCGACTCTTGACAAATCCGGATGATGTCGTGCGCTCATGGGTTGGCGGGTTCGGTTATGCAAAAGTTGGCGCGAATTACGGCCCGTCGTTGCAGGCCACCCAAGAGGCCTACCGTCAAGGCTATCATCAGATTCTATGGTTGTATGGCCCTACCGGCGACTGCACTGAGGCAGGCGGGAGCAACTTCTTTGTGGTTTGGAAGCGCAAAGATGGCAAGAAAGAGCTGATCACAGCTCCATTGGACGACCAGCTGATCTTGAATGGTGTCACTCGGAGAAGTTGCCTTGACttggcgaaggagagatTAGGGGATGAACTTGAGGTTATGGAACGTAAATTTACCATCGCCGAGATCCAGGAGGCAGCTTCAGAAGATCGTCTTCTGGAAGTGTTTGCCGCTGGCACAGCT TGGTTTATTACTCCGATTTCACTCATTCATCACCGCGGACAAGATATCGTAATCCCCACTGGCCCTGACGGAACGCCAGCCGAAATTACAGGGAGGCTCAAAGGATGGCTGAGTGATATGATGTATGGGGGCGTGCAGCACCCGTGGGCAAGGGTGATCTCTGAGAGACAATAA